The following proteins are encoded in a genomic region of Bacillus marinisedimentorum:
- a CDS encoding helix-turn-helix domain-containing protein, which produces MKVIGDQIRKHRQSKGMSISGLAHKAGVSKSYLSSIERNLQTNPSIHIIEKLALALNVNVDTLMDFHLQNERKVN; this is translated from the coding sequence ATGAAGGTGATAGGAGATCAAATACGAAAGCATCGCCAATCAAAAGGGATGTCAATATCGGGCCTGGCCCATAAAGCAGGTGTTTCAAAGTCTTATTTAAGTTCAATTGAGCGAAACCTCCAGACAAATCCATCCATCCATATCATTGAAAAACTTGCGCTTGCTTTAAATGTAAATGTGGATACATTGATGGATTTTCATTTACAGAATGAAAGAAAAGTCAATTAA